In one Chroicocephalus ridibundus chromosome Z, bChrRid1.1, whole genome shotgun sequence genomic region, the following are encoded:
- the SKOR2 gene encoding SKI family transcriptional corepressor 2 isoform X2, translating into MGGDRTPAPPTFTAPLTSPCPRGGGMESGGGEGGAVRRGASALAARAGLRLAALLRGGGRWDALPSRWRWHGESAAAEVKDARVPAESIATFIIIIFNSFFRALPVPAGCGGRNAAGGRGSSAEHLPGTAAGFQDGEAGRTDPRVRGVFRDELPLEQSSPPDAEAMATSPLPGPTDILLPSPSSAYPPDPMNQPRAGHAAMKPNQVGQVILYGIPIVSLVIDGQERLCLAQISNTLLKNFSYNEIHNRRVALGITCVQCTPVQLEILRRAGAMPISSRRCGMITKREAERLCKSFLGENRPPKLPDNFAFDVSHECAWGCRGSFIPARYNSSRAKCIKCSYCSMYFSPNKFIFHSHRTPDAKYTQPDAANFNSWRRHLKLTDKSPQDELVFAWEDVKAMFNGGSRKRALPPAPPAPPAAAAPHPLGSVKAAAAVVGGGLLSPHLLAGPPDLHHQKRPRFEEDEELQEAVAAAAAHGGKSPRSYPVIPVPSKGSFGGVLQKFPGCGGLFPHPYGFPAAAFGLCHKKEDGGGGGDALGGAAAHKAGGGAAGGGLSGLFWPGRKDAAFYPPFCMFWPPRTPGGLPVPTYLQPPPQPPGALGCSLGDGAGLLRQAFLDLSEPGGEAGTAGMGTPPAAAAAPPPAPAAAAARDPLFESPPGGGAEPASPAASEGGSGGGRVPAHHPHLLEAAAAGRKAGGGGGGGGGGGGGYHHSSAFRPVGGKEDSESLAKLHGGGPPRSASPLQLLLPPPPPPPPEEAGCDRHPLPPPPPPPHPPHRLLSPGGTSCSFASEDSSEEEEEDEEEEDEPEVDVEGHKPPEEEEEEEDEEEEGEEEPRGGDPSAAGGRFPPARGLPEKGGRERPAAGQFPRPPAEEKPGEGQAPPQPPPGGPRAGSGGSSPAHHPSLEEQPSYKDNQKSKESNQVILTTKEDTFSDSEPSGGDFWRDIAGEHTQETNSPHSLKKDVENMGKEELQKVLFEQIDLRRRLEQEFQVLKGNASFPVFNNFQDQMKRELAYREEMVQQLQIIPYAASLIRKEKLGAHLSKS; encoded by the exons ATGGGGGGGGACcggacccccgcccccccaactTTCACCGCCCCGCTGACGTCACCGTGCCcacggggaggggggatggagtcgggggggggggaagggggggcggtgAGGCGCGGAGCTTCCGCGCTTGCAGCGAGGGCAGGGCTGCGGCTGGCCGCGCTGctccgcggcggcgggcgctgggaTGCGCTTCCCTCCCGGTGGCGGTGGCACGGAGAGAGCGCGGCCGCGGAGGTAAAGGATGCGCGGGTGCCCGCGGAAAGCATCGCaacttttattattataatttttaattccttcttccGCGCTTTGCCTGTCCCTGCGGGGTGCGGAGGGAGGAACGCGGCTGGTGGGCGCGGAAGCTCCGCGGAGCATCTTCCCGGGACAGCGGCGGGTTTCCAGGACGGGGAAGCGGGAAGGACAGACCCGCGTGTCCGCGGCGTGTTTCGGGATGAACTGCCC ctggagcagagcagcccccccgACGCTGAGGCGATGGCGACCAGCCCGTTACCCGGCCCCACCGACATCTTGCTGCCCTCCCCGTCCAGCGCCTACCCGCCGGACCCCATGAACCAGCCGAGGGCCGGCCACGCCGCCATGAAGCCCAACCAGGTGGGGCAGGTGATCCTCTACGGCATCCCCATCGTCTCCTTGGTCATCGACGGGCAGGAGCGGCTGTGCCTGGCGCAGATCTCCAACACCCTCCTGAAGAACTTCAGCTACAACGAGATCCACAACCGGCGGGTGGCCCTGGGCATCACCTGCGTGCAGTGCACGCCGGTGCAGCTGGAGATCCTGCGGCGGGCCGGGGCCATGCCCATCTCCTCCCGCCGCTGCGGGATGATCACCAAGCGGGAAGCCGAACGACTCTGCAAGTCCTTTCTGGGGGAGAACCGGCCCCCCAAGCTGCCGGATAACTTCGCCTTCGACGTGTCCCACGAGTGCGCTTGGGGGTGTCGCGGGAGCTTCATCCCGGCCCGCTACAACAGCTCCCGGGCCAAGTGCATCAAGTGCAGCTACTGCAGCATGTACTTCTCCCCCAACAAGTTCATCTTCCACTCCCACCGCACCCCCGACGCCAAGTACACCCAGCCCGACGCCGCCAACTTCAACTCCTGGCGCCGCCACCTCAAGCTCACCGACAAGAGCCCCCAGGACGAGCTGGTCTTCGCCTGGGAGGACGTCAAGGCCATGTTCAACGGCGGCAGCCGCAAGCGggccctgccgcccgccccgccggccccccccgccgccgccgccccccacccgcTGGGCTCGGTGAAGGCGGCGGCCGCCGTGGTGGGCGGCGGGTTGCTGAGCCCCCACCTCCTGGCCGGGCCCCCCGACCTCCACCACCAGAAGCGGCCGCGCTTCGAAGAAgacgaggagctgcaggaggccgtggcggcggcggcggctcacGGCGGCAAGAGCCCGCGGAGCTACCCGGTCATCCCGGTGCCCAGCAAGGGCTCCTTCGGCGGCGTCCTCCAGAAGTTCCCCGGCTGCGGGGGGCTCTTCCCGCACCCCTACGGtttccccgccgccgccttcgGCCTCTGCCACAAGAAGgaggacggcggcggcggcggcgatgccctcggcggggcggcggcaCACAaggccggcgggggggcggcgggcggcggcctcTCGGGTCTCTTCTGGCCGGGCAGGAAAGACGCCGCCTTCTACCCGCCCTTCTGCATGTTCTGGCCACCCCGCACACCGGGGGGGCTGCCGGTACCCACCTACCTGCAGCCGCCACCGCAACCCCCCGGCGCTTTGGGCTGCTCGTTGGGCGACGGGGCGGGCCTGTTGCGCCAGGCCTTCCTGGACCTCTCGGAGCCCGGCGGCGAGGCGGGGACGGCGGGGATGGGcacgccgcccgccgccgccgccgcccccccgcccgctcccgccgctgccgccgcccgggaCCCGCTCTTCGAGtcgccccctggcggcggcgcCGAGCCCGCCTCGCCCGCCGCCTCcgaggggggcagcggcggcgggcgggtcCCCGCGCACCACCCGCATCtgctggaggcggcggcggccgggcggaaAGCGGGCGgcggaggaggtggaggaggaggaggcggcggggggtaCCACCATTCCAGCGCCTTCCGACCGGTGGGTGGCAAGGAGGACTCGGAGAGCCTGGCCAAGCTGCACGGCggcggcccgccccgctccgcctcgccgctgcagctgctgctgccgccgccgccgccgccccctcccgagGAGGCGGGTTGTGACCGGcaccctcttccccccccgccgccgccgccgcatcccccccaccgcctccttTCCCCCGGCGGCACCAGCTGCAGCTTCGCCAGCGAGgacagcagcgaggaggaggaggaggacgaggaggaggaggacgagccCGAGGTGGACGTCGAGGGGCACAAGCcccccgaggaggaggaagaggaggaggacgaggaggaggagggcgaggaaGAGCCCCGCGGCGGAGACCCCTCGGCGGCCGGCGGCCGCTTCCCACCCGCCCGGGGCCTGCCCGAGAAGGGCGGCCGGgagcgccccgccgccggccagTTCCCCCGGCCGCCCGCTGAGGAGAAGCCCGGGGAGGGTCaggccccgccgcagccgcctcccgggggtccccgggcaggcagcggcggcagcagcccggcGCACCACCCGTCCCTGGAGGAGCAGCCCTCCTATAAAGAT aatcaGAAGAGCAAGGAGAGTAATCAAGTCATCTTGACGACGAAAGAGGACACCTTCTCGG ATTCAGAGCCTTCAGGAGGAGACTTCTGGAGAGATATAGCAG GCGAACACACACAAGAAACCAATTCACCTCATTCACTGAAGAAGGATGTAGAAAACATGGggaaag AGGAACTCCAGAAGGTTTTGTTTGAACAGATCGACTTACGGAGGAGACTAGAACAGGAATTCCAGGTGTTGAAAGGAAATGCGTCTTTCCCAGTCTTCA ATAATTTTCAAGATCAGATGAAGCGAGAACTGGCATACAGAGAAGAAATGGTACAGCAGCTACAAATT